The Macadamia integrifolia cultivar HAES 741 unplaced genomic scaffold, SCU_Mint_v3 scaffold1475, whole genome shotgun sequence genome contains the following window.
tttagtAAAACGTCTTtccgttctatgggaacaatAAAACAGAATAAAGATTTTGGTGTGAACTTGGTGTTTTTTGATCTTTTTTGGAGcgaaaccgaaaaaaaaaaaatgatggaacgacgagaccttgttccatcatttcACTTTCATTCCAAATATGAAAAAAGTGAACAATTAGAGTAATCATTTCTGAAATAGGtccaccaaacaccattttttgttttaaaatgacattttgaaaaaaaaaaaaattaaaaaacacgTTGTGGTGTGCGAATGGATATTCCTAATTCCTTATTATAGGAAATCaagtcaaaattttgttaatgTTTATGACCATTAACAACACATGGCAAAAAGTGAAATATACGATTATCATGATGTAGAAAGTAAATTAGAGATAATGTCGCGACCAAGTCCGGTTCTAGGGATTATTTGAAGGGGTTTTATCTTCATCTAATCTCTATGATTGTGTCTCCTAAAACAAATATGCCATTATCTAATCACTGTTTGTATTATTTTTGCAATATGACGACCCCTGGTTAGTAGCAAGGgatttcacattctctctcctattacGCGTCTTGCTAGATCCTCTTCTGCCACCTCCGGTTGGAGAGGGCCTAAATCCAAAATCTAGAGGGGGTAAAGTATAACACCTAGGATTGTTTTTATTTGCCATCTAACCAGTTTGTTGATGGTCATATGTAGTAAATTTTAGCCCTAAAGTAGCATTAGTCAGGTCAAGTAGAATATTTAGGATATAGATATTACCCATATTCAATTTCATAGAATGTctgatttgattattttatgaaGTTTTTCTATCATATGTTATTGTTTTGAGTCATGTGGAAAGATGATGTGGTAATTTTGGCCGTTAAATACAGAGGCTAGGAGTCGTATTAGCCATGTATTAAATTTCAAAGCCTAATTCAATTAAATTTGTTTATATATGCAGATACTAGAGTTACTCTGGTGATTTGTGTCTACCTTGTTGAAGGTAGCTTGGGTTGTTTGGACGTCATCTAATCTACCACATGACAGATACTTGGGTTGCCTCAATAAACTTATAAAGTGTATTCTACAAAATTTAACTTATTTTGCATATATAATGTGGTAAAAGTTTCCCTATTTAGCAAACCATGTAAAGGTGTGTACTATCCGAAACATCTAATTCCACATGTGGAATGGACAAACAATAAATCAAAACATTGGATATCTAGGAGATGGCTAGGCAGACCACATGCCAACAAACTTTTAGACCCGATTTCAATAATTACGTCCCATTATTGATATGCATTCCCATATATCGAGATGGAACTTAAGAatctgtcattttttttttccaagaaaaaTTTCTTGTCAGAAACCTAAAGAGTAGAAATGAACCTAGTGATTTGATTTGCCTTAAATGTCTAATGACCTTATAAGATTTCTGTCAATACAATTGATTACGGACAGATTATGCACTAAAAAGTATAAGCTGGAATACATTGGTTTCTAAATCGGTTTACCATGTATTAACCTAACTATTATGTCAAAATTTTTAGTTACTACCAAATGAGATAAATATTCTCGATCCCTATGTCAATATCAATTAGTTTTAGTTTAACTATTGTTAGTTGCCTACTTTATTACATATTGATATTCTTAAATGTTGAGAAAATGCtgagtttttgttgttgttgttgatattCTTAAATGAGTTTTATTGAAATTTCTCATAGAACTTGGTTTTGAACACAACCTTTGATGATGGTGAAACAAGAAATATTCTATACAAGCTTGTAtgcattctctatttttttttttcttatctttggCATGTCCTTTGATGCtgaatggatatatatatatatatatatatatatatatatatgttctaACCCAATCCTAGTGGAGAATGTATTATTATggctttttatattttatattttatttaattttgatcAAGCAATAAGAAGACCGGTATAACTGGTGGGCATGGGTGCCTAACACATTCTCTAGATCATCATTTGGTTTGAACCCTAAATTTTGTTAGAATGTTCCCTAGTCGAACTGTCATGAAATCAATTTGCTTGTTTtgtgggtcctagaccctaatcTAGGTGATGATTCCCCACTTATTACCTTTATTCCTAAAGAAATTAGAATGATGATTTTTGAGAACCCGGAGCTTCTCCACAAGAATTCACCGTTCTCCCGGTAGGCTATTTGGCATCACAtctatttatagaaaaataattgcttgcccttttttatttgataaaaaatatgattaacCAATCTAAGTTCGAGGTCAAGTTTGTGGTTAAGTACAACTATGGAAGAGTCAAGTTTTCCACTATTGTTAGGTCAAGATACAGATTAAACCATTAGCTCAATTTTTATTGGTCATGATGTTGATAATTGTCTTTAAGGCATTgatacaactttttttttttttttttttgataaaatcgATTCAACttatgattttaaaaattaaaccaaTAAAAGCATATCCTAAGTCTAGAAACCTAAGGGTCTAGTCTTCACAACAATAATGATGTTGACGCTTGATGAAGATGTTGTGTCCATTAATAGATTTATAAATGGAagtcacaactagggtttggGTTGGGCACCCTTATCATAAATGGTTGTCACATGTTGTACTACTAGACATAGAGCTGTCAATGTACTTATGTGAGCACACATATGTGTGTATTGGCAAAAAATCTTTTTGTGTCATATTACCTCATGTGTTACCACTGGAAGTGTTTATGGAAATTGACACGTCACTTTACCTTTAACCTGAGATAGTTTATTTACTATGCACATTGACACGGCGGTGTTTGCACACACTTTAATGTATCAATGACTAAAGTCCAAATGGGCTTAGGCCGGTATATTGAGTATGAGTAAAAATGTACATGAGTGAAAAACTAATCAACAGAATTTTCACTACCCGTTTAGGGGAACATCAATAGAGAGAGCGTTTATATACAATCTTATTGAATCAAAGGTTTGTATcatttaagaaatgattttatatttctaaTGGTGATTAAAAATGATTAAACATGATTTACGTGCGCGCACGCTCCTATATGGACATGTACTATGGAATGAGGTCATGGTGATATTGATGTGCATGCCCTATATTCCATAATGATGATGTTAGTAGTAGTGTGGGTATAACCGTAATTTAGTTATGgtggatatttaattaatatcgATTAATAAATTGGGAATGGATAAATAATTACTATGCAGTTAatgagttatttaattatttgcaTTATCCCTCTTAGATTCTGCTTCTTCCCTTTCGTAGCAAGTAAGTATTTGAGTCATAATGGATAAATCAAGTttatggaaaaaagagaaatttactTATTTGGAATAAGTTTCTtatagaaaaagagagattgacTTATTTGGAATAAGTGCTTtgtggaaagaagagaaatttacTTATTTGGAATATGTGTCCTAAGGAAAGAAGagtgatttttattaaaaaaaaaaaaaaaaaggaattgaagttttagaaaacttaaaagagtttaagtttcttaattgaatttatttattataatataatgcCCCACATTAAATAAAAGGGGCGAGAGTAAAATGGGATCCCAACATTTTGCatcccattctccttctcctcttttggCTCTCTCCCTCCACttctctatctttcttcttctcttctcttcgtACTGATGTTGAACTGTAATTCCTACACAAGGAAAAAAGTAAGTTAGTAGTTGCACTACTGAAGGAAAAAGAATGGCTATTAGATAGTCAATTGAAACTTGTGAAGTTTCGAAAGCTCCATAAACTGTACCTGCTGCACAATTGAGATTCGAAACTTGGATTGCTGGTCTGAGGAAGAACCATTATCTGGAGGAGGAGCTTCGCTTGCGACTCTTTGTAAGTATTGTTCTTATTATTTTGTACTAGTTATcatatttatttggttttaaTGATATGGAGAACGACCCGAATCGATTCAAAATTCCACTATACATGTCGGGTTGGGCTGAAAAAGTTTTGTTTCCAATAGATCTAGATGTTCAGCTTCCAAATCATTTGAGCTTTTCAAAGTTCTCTAACTCAATATGTCTCTTAAATGAAGATTTTTGAAGATATATCATCATTGCTCGAAGCTTAGCGATCAATGTGCGTTTATTTGACTTATCAAGATCTTGATTCTTCAAAGGAGTTGATCAAAAAGAACTTTTTTTTGTTAGAGTAATACCTTCAATGGCATCCAATAAACATAACAGAGAACAAGcattagcttctttttttttttttttttttatatttattataatttattattattattattattattttttattattattattaattattattattattattattattattttggtaaagATAGCAAGCTTTTTCAATACTTAAAAAATATGTTAAAGTCACTAAAATAATATTAACTATAAGCAATATTCCAATAAGAAAACTACAAACAACCATAACCCGTTAATACCATACAGTCAATTACAAAATTGAACACTATAGCAATTGATTTCATGGGACACACTTTCAACATATACTCTCAAAGGAAATGATTTCCAAGGAACAATCCTACAAATTTTAAAGCTTGGGTAAGATGGTAGCAAAAAATTAGACCAGATACTAATTGaatttcctcttcttccactcttcggaagaaaaaaaaaatcactttttcacGTAAAGGTCAGGTTTTCTCATTACCTCAAGAAGTCCATGGAGAAGAATTTAGATGCTTAGCCTCCGGAAAGgataaaaagaggaaaatttttatatttaagcAAATGTGCCCAATAAATTAGGTTCAATAAATAACTTTAACCATGGTATTAATTATAGATATCGGTATGATCTCTCTTCCCTCCTTTGTGTTGGTGTTTTCTGATGGAACATAGAATTCGAAGTccaagaaaggaggaagagaagctattattttttatagagGTAAACATTTTATTGCGGAAAAATGCAAGTTTTGTTGGGGATCTTTAGCAGATGCAGTTGAAGTTGAAGGAGTCTGTGATTCCCTGTTGCTTGCCCGAAGTGTTGGTTTATTGGAAGGTTGTAGTGTTTCTAGATTACAAAGGTCTAATTTAGGCCCTGAATAGGATTTTTCGTCACTGGATTGGGCGACATACTCCATTGTAGATCATATTTTACCTTTAGCGTTAGACTTTACTTTGGTTATGTTTAATTTCATTCCTAGATCCTTAAATAAGGAAGTACATTTTCTTATGAGTGAGGCTGCCAAGTTCCATATCACTAGAATATTGTGGCCTAAGCCCCCCTTTACTTGTCTTTCCTCGGCACGAATTATTCCCTAGCTACGTTTGCTTAATGAATCTAGTGTTttgcttaaaagaaaaaaaaaaaacacacttgttacctattaaaagaaaaaaaaaaaaaaaaaaaagggcgtatAAATTGATGCATCTCAGCATCACAGATGATTGCTACTCATACAGATCGACGATATTGGTATCTATTAAAAGGTAAAATGGTTTGATACTCGATTATTATCTGCATTTAAGGGTCGTTTGATCTTTGGCTTGATAGCCAAGAGCAATGATACCATGACTTAAATCGCTGCCTTCAACTAAACTTAAGATGTATCTCGTATGCTTGACTCAAGAACAAGGATTTAGTGCATAGAATCTAATCTGATATTAGTCATGGTcaatatcgatacatatcgTTATTATCGAacaaaaatgtgatttttttgaatttacaacTGATTCGGACCTATGGGGTGAGATTATTGTGGTAAGCTGCATTGGTAATGACTAGTGATTCAAAAAACGTCACATTTTTATCCAATACtaatgatacatatcgatatcgTTGACTATCAATATCTAagaatattttcataaatattttcTAAGATTTTCCCATAGACCAATTAGGAAATTGACCAATATCAATCTCCTATATTTATTGGATTTCAAGTAGGAAACCCACTTCTACTTTAACTAATGGAACATAGTCTTTCTCTGTTTAGAACACCTTGATGGGCGGGTATATAAACTCTATAAATAGGATTCTAAGTCCTCCTTCTGCATTAAGGTCTAAGGTTATTGGGACCATCACCAAGGGAGCATTAATAGAAGCTATTAGGAGAAACCTAGAGAATTCATTGTGTTTGTATTTGTTTCAGTAGAGATTAAGATACGTGAAGGGTATAATGGTGGCgaattcttcacagtcgatggtgaatGGTATGTGTCATTCCCCTATCATTTAATTTGTGATTCATGAATGTTTAGGCAAGATCCCTGTTAATGGTTGAGTAGGATTCACATCCTACACAATATTGATATGGAAATGATCGATCTAATAATGATATTCAAAACCCTGATCAAGAAAGGAGACCAAGAGAAGAAATTCGGTTGGGGTCAAAATCAAATAGTGATCCGAATATTGAATTGAATAAAgaccaaaccaaaattgaatggTGCCAGTTTGATTCTAATTTAGAGAAGGCTCTTATTCGgtttcaattcaatttcaatttcaacatgTTACATCTTGAATCAAACCGAAATTGGACCAATTGATACTCATATTTGCTGTCAAGTTGGAATATATTTTTAGGAAAAGTGTCTCTAAGCTAAAGCATATCCTATGCTCAAAaacattgatttatttatttattttatggggGAAAAATAATTTGAACAGCTGTGTGGCCCTTGTACCATACacagagggagaaaaaaatgatagttCACCCCTCATCAATGGTAAAAATCTCGCCATGTTGATACTTATCCACGCACTCTCATTGGTCTTGAGCTGGTGTAGGGGCCACTTGCTTCAACAACAGTAATAATAACAACTCAACCTTAACCCAATTAAATGggtttggctacatggatccttatcCCCCAATTTCGTCATATTTGATACAAGgtctaagctatgcatgtctttcttcaccACTTCTCTTGAGGTCGTTTTAAGTttgcctctagctcttttagattcATCAAAGAAGAAGTATGTGATCCTTGATAAATCTATCAAGGGATATAGTTGTAGAAATCCTCCTATTCAACTACTTCAACTATTTTTGAACGAACTCTGATCATCTCCAGTCATCAAATGCCACCCAATGCAAATTAGACAATTGGGAGAACATGGGAACATGTTTGGGTCCTCCCAACCGTTGGATACTATGTTGGGCATCCTAGTGTGCATCCAATAGCTGGGAGGACATGGGGATGCGTACTCAGGTCCTCCCAATTGTCGGATGCTGCTATGAGTGTCCTAGCAATTGGTGAGGGTCTGAATTCTTTAACACCCCATAGCAATAGTATCTTTGGACCGAAAGCTGACCTAGATAAATTCATATGTTCGATTCgattattttttgtatatttCTAGTCTTAAAATCCATCTCAAACCTGAaatcctttcatttttttatttatattttatttgagaaagaaaaaaataaatacaataatTAACATAACTAACTGCAAAGTATGTTTACTCGCTTAGGCTGAGAGGATTCAAATTCTGAGTGGTCTCGTTACCAAGAGAACTAGGCAATAATAGTATACgcataattattttaaaaatttaatgaaTAAGTTGAAATCGCCCGGATTGAATCGGTATCAATCGAGATGGATCCTCCCCTTAAGTCTTGACTGATTCAACACCGATTCAATGGTATGAATGTAAAACATTACAAAAAgtctattggaaaaaaaaaaaagaagaaggtaaaTTCATCTGATCCAACCTAATTCTAACTGATCCAATTCCAATCTAGATCAATATCAGTTGAGaccgatcccaagttttaaaactttgatgcATAATAtagaaaacagaaataaaagaaatctaCTGTCTCCGTTCTCCCACTGTACTAGAagtattaattaattaagtgtGCTAGATCAATTCAATACTAATTCTATGGTATGatctcaaaatataaaaaattataaaaaactgataaaaagaaagaagataaattCATTTCGATCAAACTTATTTCTAACTTATCCCATCTCCAATTGAAAACGGATCAGCTGCTCGTACAATCACCTAGTTGAACGAGTCAACATCTAACAACTGTCATTTTAAGTGGACCAAGTGTTAGATGTTGACTTATACAACTAAGTATGATCGTATGAGCAAGATCCTATCTCCAATGCCAGTCTTGATCAATATCAGTTGAGAAAGATCCTATCTCCAATACCAGTCTTATCAATATCAGTTGAGACCAATCCTGATTCCTGATACCTATTGCAGTTTATAAAACTATGGTGCATAATATAGAAAGCACAAATAGAAGAAATcttcaattaattaattaattaatagtgTGCAGCAACCTCTCCGACAAGCCCCGCAATCAACTGAGAAGCCCCACCCAACTCAGCAGCTTTCCTTGCCTCATCTCTCACCTGTGCCGCTGTTACCCTCAGCCGCTCATTCCCCATCATCTCCCTCACCCTCTCGTCTATCTCCTCTGCTTTCACATTCACCCCACCACCTCCCCATTGCCATCTCCTCACCCACACCCCGAGCCCACTCCTCTCCACCACCTCCGCGTTAATCCTTTGATCCCCACCCTGTGGCCACGCCAGCAACCTCACCCCATGCCATGCTGCTTCCATTACCGAGTTCCACCCACAGTGACTCACGAAGCCACCCACCGCCTCAAGACTCAGTATCGCCTCCTGGTCAACCCACCTATTCACCACCACCCCCTTCCTATCCTTGACGATCCTCTCCATCAACCCCCGACCCACCACCTCTTCCActccctcttcttccctgtcCACCTTCTTGTCTTTCACCACCCACACGAACCCACATCCACTCCTCACCAATCCTTCACCAACCTCACGGATTTGCTCCCTCGACATTGCCGTCCGACTCCCAAAGCTCACATAAACGACGGAACCCTTCTCCTGCCCATCTAACCATTCCATTAGCGATGACCCACCTCGCTCCGTTTCACATTCGCACGGTACCAGTGGCCCGACGGGTATCACCGGCGGTAGCCCATTTATTACTTTTCCTTCATTCAGCGCCGCTACCGTCTCCGGCTCCAGAGACTTGAACGTATTGATTAAAATCCCATCTGATCTCACGAGTGCTTCACCGTTTTCAGTGAACTGGGTAGTGAAAAGATTAGTCTGATCTAGAAGAGGCGGTGGGAGCCAAGTTTTGTGTAGAGGCGGTATACCGGGGATGTTGATTTCATCACTATGAGTAACACCAACGAGGGCAGGAAAATAGGCTAACAGAGAGAGCATTTTAGCTGAGGAAGTGAAAAGGACGTAGTTAGGGATATGAAGATCGTGGGTGACAGGGATGACGGCTGAGGCTAAGGTGACGTCGGTGACGAGAGCAGAGAGAGGGGGATGACCAGAATGAGAAGAGGAATTGAGGAGATGAGAGAGCAGATGGGCAGAGCGACGGATGGCTTCGAATTGGAGGAAGAAAGGGTCTTTGGAATTGGCGGTAGATGGGTCGAGTGGGAGAATATGGAACCCCTTTGGAGTGACCGCATGAGGGAAGGCCGACAGTAGGCGAGCGACGAGGCTTGACTCAGCGAGGGAGACGGTTGGGTGAGTGGTGATGAAGGTGACCCGGCAGTCGTGTGCGGCAAGGGTAGCAGCGAGGCGTACGAAGGGTACGAGATGACCCATGCCGGAACTTGGGAGGAGAGCAATGTGAGGATGGGCTTGTTGCCTGTCACTAGAATCTGCCATTATTTCTGGTGGAGCAGATCTAGATGGATGATTTGTAATGGGTAGTTTAGGAGCTTtcaaactgaattttttttttttggtaaggagcCTTTAAACCGAAACACGTTATATAAAAAAGAACGAATTCCATGCGAGTTGGATGGAGATAGCACGTGGTGCTCATGTATACCCAAGTCTTCAATCTTTTACGAACATCCCATCTACCCTTCAACCTTGAGCCTTGCGCCAGCCAATGGGTCTTATTTCTATGGATATTTCCTCCTACTCTCTTGGAATGAGATCATCTCCGACGTGCCAGTTTAGCGTGAATCCGATGATTGGGGATACATGTCTAAGCACTATTAGTTGTTCGATGCATAGGTAGTAAGTTTGGAGACGACAATTATATGAGAATGGATACATACGGTAACTAAATGAATCATATGACAATAATATGTTTTCAATAATCCGACGCAAGAAAATGTGTACGGCAATGATATGTACGTGTTTAATATGGTTGCCCTATAAAAATCTGAGAGCAAAAATACGtgtttattttggtattaagaaggttttaaaattggttgtttgcaactaaattctaatctccCATGCTTTCATGAACATTTAAATCCAATTTAGTTTTCCAATTTAGAATAATTTCTACATTTATCATAGCAAATAATAGTATATATCTGTCCAGAACGATCATTTAACAAATCAAAATATCATCCATCATATGACCCGTAAAATACAATAAGAAAATACTCATATCAAATGGTCCATGTCTTAAAGAAGTAGTGAAATCCACAAAACATAATTCATgccataaagaagaaaaaacttcaGTTGTTCATATCAAATGGTGCTTGTGTCTCTGAATCATGTGTGAAAGGAGTATAAGTGATATTACGCAGCTGACTTAGAGTGCCACTATAAATTGGAGTGTTAATATAATCAAAATCCAGTACAGATCCAATCCCAAGTTCTCTATCAAGTAATGTTTGATCATCTTTCCTTCGTGCACCCTCTTCATCTTCAACTTTAACTTCATGATTCTTCAATTATTTGAATATCAACAAGTTTATCTAAGTTAAATGACTCCTTACTGAACTTCTTAAtgtcttttgacttgattttcaTAAGAGAATTCATCCTTATATAAACCAAATCTTTCAACATGTTAAGAGtgaatttatttcttttcttgttttgcacTGCATCAAAAgcactccaatttctctcacatGATGATGAACTACAAGGCTGACTCAAAATGCGAATATCAATCTTTTGAAGCAAAGGAACAGAACTTCCATGCATAACCCACTATGAACCTTGAAATggtaaagaataaaaaattagaatagaAAACAAATCCATTATCGAATTTATATAAATTAAAGAGCAatgaaataataacaaaaattaTATCTAACTTTTTACTTACATGGAAGAGAATCAATCATTTCTTTTGAAATATCATTAAATAActtttcatctttctcataATACTTCTTCAATTTTGTCACAAATATAGGATTTTGACTGAATGGAAGGGATGTGTACTCAATTTTAGAACATCTTATTATAATTCTTTGCTTGGTTGATAGTGATGGAGTTACCAGTCTATTTTTATATGAGGCTATGCAAAGGGTAATGAATACTATCGTAGATCGTTGTAACAGAGACTCATCAAAATATAAGATGATATTGCAGTTGTTTGATAGGAAAAGGAAAACATATTAAACCATCTGCATGTGGCTACTACTTTTCTCAATCCTTTATTAATGTATGAGGAAAAAATTTCATACTATAATGATAATGTTGGGGAGGCAATGGTCCTGATACGATGGAATTTGTCACCCAATAAAGCGATGACATGTGGCGTCCGAGGCAGGGACACCTGTTGCCCATccgatagaggccgcaaggcTTCTAATCACGTGAGGAGAAGATTCCCAAGGAGGGGTTCCTGAAACCTTAAGCTGAGAAATCTATAAGAGGGAACCGAAAAGGAACCTAGAGGAGGTACGCCGACaaccaccattactcctgtaaaaacacTGTTCTACCGgtcactaacttgggcatcgaaggactaatcccggagatacctccgggccttGCCTTTTGTGCTTGTGTAGGGTCAGCTCATATAGAATTTCGACAGTAACAGATTGGCACCGtttgtgggaacgacagtaatggtgagaaaaacctacaatcgtaagaaaactAGAGCAACGCCGAGTATAAACATGGATGGGAGGGAagcttcaggagggctccccccTCAATGGAAATCTGCAAAGAACGGGGAAACAATGATCAGGAAGGTTCCGTTAGGGACCAGTGCTCGGCCGGATATTCAATACACGGAGATAGTAATCTTCCGCCCCCTCCTAGGGCAcaagaatatgtgacaagggagcagttcaacgcccttcaggagaagtatgatCGAATGCTgagacaatgaaggaggtctctaAGGCCATCTCTCAGAGGACCGACGGAGCACCCAAGGCTCCCATGTCCAGCCAAAGCAAGCCCAAGACGAGGGTCAGAATAGTTgaggatcgataaggtctggCTGGAATCCTCAAAACCAAGCCATGGGGGAAAGCCCCGCACCTAAAGAAAGGGCACAGAGAGCCACCGGGGCCAGGCATGAGGGACCACACCAAGGAGATAGACAGAGAcatgaggactcggggttgaagcagatgatcctagacctaaAAGACGAGATTCAAAAGGTCATAAAAAACCATAAGGGAACTAGCGAGccggacctcactaatgacacggctctagccaATGAGGTCAGGAGTGACCCCCTCTCGA
Protein-coding sequences here:
- the LOC122063843 gene encoding UDP-glycosyltransferase 708G1-like; the encoded protein is MADSSDRQQAHPHIALLPSSGMGHLVPFVRLAATLAAHDCRVTFITTHPTVSLAESSLVARLLSAFPHAVTPKGFHILPLDPSTANSKDPFFLQFEAIRRSAHLLSHLLNSSSHSGHPPLSALVTDVTLASAVIPVTHDLHIPNYVLFTSSAKMLSLLAYFPALVGVTHSDEINIPGIPPLHKTWLPPPLLDQTNLFTTQFTENGEALVRSDGILINTFKSLEPETVAALNEGKVINGLPPVIPVGPLVPCECETERGGSSLMEWLDGQEKGSVVYVSFGSRTAMSREQIREVGEGLVRSGCGFVWVVKDKKVDREEEGVEEVVGRGLMERIVKDRKGVVVNRWVDQEAILSLEAVGGFVSHCGWNSVMEAAWHGVRLLAWPQGGDQRINAEVVERSGLGVWVRRWQWGGGGVNVKAEEIDERVREMMGNERLRVTAAQVRDEARKAAELGGASQLIAGLVGEVAAHY